TGGTTCCGTTGCTGTTCATGGATGTTCCATTCAATGTGACATATATAACCCTGGAGGGGCATGTGGAGGTGCACAGATACAGATATCTTTATTTTGTGATCATGTTTACAGTGTATGTTCTGATCCTCTGCAGCAATTCCACGATTGTGAGCATGATTGTTATTCACAGGAACCTCCATGAGCCTATGTACATGTTCATTGCTGCTTTGATGGTTAACTCTGTTCTCTTCAGCTCTGCTATCTATCCAAAGCTTCTGCTGGACTTTCTATCAGAGAAACAGGTCATATCCTACTCAGCCTGTCTCATTCAGATATTCCTGTACTACACTTTAATCAGTTCAGAGTTTCTACTGTTGGCAGCCATGTCCTATGACAGATATGTGTCTATATGCAAACCTCTGCAATATCCAAATATAATGAGAAGAAGAACTGTGAATGCCTGTCTGGTTTTATCTTGGGTCGTCCCTGCTTGTCATATTGCAGTGCCGGTAGCATTCAGTACTAGCACCAGGTTATGTGGTGTCACATCCAAAGGAGTGTTCTGCAACAACACGATTAACAAGCTGCATTGTGTGCGGTCCAGGGCCATGTCTGCGTACGGGATAGTTGTTCTGGTTAACCTGTCACTTCTCCCCATGCTCTTCATACTCTTTACGTACACTCAGATATTCCTCGTGGCCTACCACAGCAGTGGAGCGGTCAGGAGGAAAGCTGCACAGACCTGTTTCCCCCACCTGATGGTCCTCATCAACTTCTCCTGTCTGGTTACCTATGATGTCATTACGGATAAGCTGGAAGATGAGTTTCCAAAAATTGTTCGTTTAATAATGACTTTACAAATGCTTCTGTGTCACCCTCTCTTTAATCCCATCATGTACGGACTCAACATGAAAGAGATCTCTAAACAACTGAGGGGGATGTTCTGTCCAGAGAAATCAATCTGCTGTGTTCGGATTCTATAAATCCAAACcgtttgttgttgtatttatttatgataacCGAATGATGTGTAAGCGTTTCAGTAATAAGCTCCAAGGCATtgttatattttcaaatgtgctTGAATATGTATGACCTGttctctttgttatttattgttcagGTTGCGGTTTTATGGTTTCTTACAGTCGTGTGTGTATATCATGCTCATATTGCATGGACACAATAatattctcctcctcctcctcctcctcctcctcctcctcctcctcctcctcctcctcctctctgcagggttGTTCAGGTGAAAAAACATCTGCCAAATCATCAGAGTTTTGCCTATAATGCTTtgcaaaaatgtgatttataattaattatagATGAAAAGAAGTTGTCCAACAATacattgaaaacaatgtttgacTATTCATATCTCACTCGGAAGCAGCGGAAATCATACAAATAAGAAACCAAATCCAAACAAAGTATTACGCACGGGTTAAAAAGGTTTCTTGTGTTGCCTCGTGCTTACAGTACGGTGAAGAACCAGACGCCTACTGGGGGCGCTCAGGCCACAGGCAGCtgtttccaaaatgtataatCAACAGGTGCCGAAAACTGCCTTCAAAACAAACGTGTAAAACAACTTCTCCGACttcaattacattaaaacaaaaggtggattcacaatacaacaaaaacagcGATACAACTGACGTATAACTGTTACATTAAATAACTCCATGGCACACTGTCACTTTGTGTTCACGTTATCCTACATCAGCTTCTTTTATCTTCATTTAATTGCTTCTTAATGACTGTTTCTCAAAGCCAATTCACCCTGTCTTTCTGCTGCCCTGTTTCTTAATGctcttcatgttttatttgtgaagtACTTGGAATCGTGTTAAAGTTGCTGTATTAATAAACCTGCCTATCCCAGCAGACtggagttttgtttttaagacgTGAGCTTCAGATGTTCAGAACTGTCAACATGTGCAAACTGTAAGCAGAAGGAAGACAGGTTTGCATAGAAATGACCCGCATAATAATCATACATGTCGAATGCATGTGGGAAACACCTTCGCATGGTCAGCGGCCAGTTGTTTCCAGGTGTATGGAAGACAGAAGTGTAGGACAGAACAaagacctgcacacacataaaatacACACTTTGTGAGGTCTCACATTCTTTAGTTTGAACAGTCTTTAGTATGTTTCAATGAAGTATAACAGGGGAGGGTGCAGGGTGCAGCAGCGTTTGTTCATTCCATTCAAAATAACATCATTCCTGCTGTGATACACTTGCACGTTTGGCACATTACACTTTTGTCGATGATCACACATGGCAGAGACATGTATAGGTTCTGTTGGGAGCTGTTTTGGTGAGTGAAATAACATGTTTGGTACATAAATACAAGTGGTCGAGCAGCTAGCTGCCTTTTTACTGACATAGTTAACTGGTCCTTTATGtgattttgaaaacaaatctcATAATGATAATGCACAACTATTGGTGTGGAGGATTACTCTCCATCAGTAGCAATATCGACTTTCATTTCTAGAGCTAAAGGATGTTTTTGACCAGCTAGTATTTCAATTCTGATTTCTTTATAAGAATCTATTCTTATCCCCGGGGTTAAAGCACATTCTTAATCTCTGAGGAGGTGACCCAGGGACTATTATCCTGTGATAACCaccaacacgcacacacacacacacacacacacacacacacacacacacacacacacacacacacacacacacacacacacacacacacacacacacacacacaggcctcttGAAGACCCAGATGTTGCAGCGGATTTAATGCATCTCCACTAACTACAGTTATGGAGCGTTGCCCTCTTAACACTGTGTTGCCTGCTGTTGCTGCATGtctgacctctgtgtgtgtgtgtgggtgtgtgtgtggctaaaAGCAGCAAAGAGTTAAGGAGCTTTGTGTTGTAGAAGTACTTAAGGAGAGAGACGGAGCGAGGGAAAGAGGAGTCTTAATGAGGACAGATTTGCAAGGTGAAGAGACAAagatgtagtgtgtgtgtgtgagggacagGAGGCATTGTGGGTAAAAGATTTAAGAGAAACAGCATAAGAAaggacagagaaacagagaagggggggggggtcggttGGTGCTTGGTGGATTAAGTCGGGTTAGAGAGGATTAGTGTCTGTTTTGGTTGGTAGTAAAATCACATCCATGTCAGGAACCACTGGCTGCTGACACACGTTAGCATCCAAAACACATTGGGgccgaggaagaggaggacgaagagCTGGTGAGGATTTCCAGTGTtacttgaatgtgtgtgtgtgtgtttggggggggaggggggggggggtttgaagGAGCAAGAGTTTCACCTCCTGCTCCAGGCTCTCAGGcagcatgctaacatcagcatgctaacatcagcatgctaacgtAGAAAAGCAGGTTTTATTTGATAAGGATCAACATTGCACAAATTAttctacactgaaaaactgaactgttgacttcattattattattattattattattattattattaataatgaagcTTTATTCATATAGCCCTTTTCATACACAACATGCATCTCAAAGTGCTctacagaaagacacacatcacagctaaaaacaaagagcagctcAGATCATGCAGCACAGTACAGCACTTTAACAGATTTAGAGATGCTTTCTAGCAAAGGTTTGGTAATATAAGAATAACCAACAACATTATTAAGagaccaacttaaaaggaaGGCTGCTTTTAAACCTGTTGGATAAATCATTCAGATGAAAACCCTTTAAGGGCAATAACCCAATATAAAGTAGGTGAATATAAAGACTAACCCACCCTTCCAGAGGAGTCGCTAATGAAAGCTAATGTGTCTTTAGCTGTCTTTAGTGTATTATACCAGCAGATTTCACATAATGGTATTTAAATGCAccttcatattattgctttcatctaacctaaCAAAGAATTCAGTTTAAAACGCATTTAATGTGAACCATTACTCTCCTCTTTACATATGTCTGTGTTTCAAACCAAGGTTTACAAAGGTTTCTGTGTAATACATGACATTTCTTTGATTCTTGATGAGTTTGtgatatgtgttttttaatactATCTGTTTAGTGTCAGTACTATATTCCCAAGATGATCCAATTCCCGGTTATTCTATCCAGTCTTACGATTGTATATTGAATTGTTTGTGGTTTAATAAATGGAATTAAATTGAACAttcaacactgaaaaaaaaggaaagtgggTTTGTTCACTTTACAGATATGCAGTTAATATATGAGACACAATTTATTCATCTAAACATCAATCAGACCTTTTTAATCCTggggggtcggggggggggTGGTCTCAGTCATCATAAAGTGATGATAATCTCTGTAACTCCACTGAGCACGGCAGCAGCCTGCAGCCGATTCTATGCTAGCTACTGGCAAATATGTCATTCACAAATAAGAATGGTCGACTCCAAACCCTGCTTTACCGTTTTGAAATTGAACTTGAATAATATGGCACTTTAATGGACAACATGAAGAGAAGGAAAACCTTTAACATTTGACTTGATATCTGGAGGTCTGGACGCCATGGTGCATAAAACCTTTCTCTGATTGTTTTCTGGAAGTTGTGTTAAAGCTTTGTGTTGGAGGAGTCAGCTGGTACTGTTCTAAGGAGCTCTACAAGGTCCCAGTTGGGCTATAAAATACGTATTTACTGAAACACCAGAAGGTATATCACCAAAACTATGTGAACAGCCTTGGTTTTTGCCTGACTGAAAGCTAGagggtttttaatttaaaagggaTACAGGAAGGGAAATATTTTCAGGACAGACAGGAGCAGAGCAGACCACCAGGAGGCTTCAGAGTGCTGAACACTGACCACAtgtaaaacacagaacaccatAGCAGGAGGAGTGAGAGGTTCAGAGAGCggcacctggaggagggagaggttcagagagcggcaccttgaggagggagaggttcagagagcggcagctggaggagggagaggttcagagagcggcacctggaggagggagaggttcagagagcggcacctggaggagggagaggttcagagagcggcacctggaggagggagaggttcagagagcggcacctggaggagggagaggttcagagagcggcacctggaggagggagaggttcagagagcggcaccttgaggagggagaggttcagagagcggcacctggaggagggagaggttcagagagcggcacctggaggagggagaggttcagagagcggcacctggaggagggagaggttcagagagcgGCACCTGTAGGagggagaggttcagagagcggcacctggaggagggagaggttcagagagcgGCACCTGTAGGagggagaggttcagagagcggcacctggaggagggagaggttcagagagcggcacctggaggagggagaggttcagagagcggcacctggaggagggagaggttcagagagcggcacctggaggagggagaggttcagagagcggcacctggaggagggagaggttcagagagcggcacctggaggagggagaggttcagagagcggcacctggaggagggagaggttcagagagcggcacctggaggagggagCGGTTCAGAGCTCCAGTTCAGCAGCAGAAGGGAGAGGCCTCTGTGCGTGGGGACTGCTGTTGCTCGGTCTCTCATCCTAGGATGCATCTTTGAACATTTCACATGTTGATTGTATTCATTCCTAAGGATTTGATGATTTTAAAGGTGTCTTATGAGTTGTATTTTGGGTCAGTGGTGAAATTGTGTTATCCCCATAGGGCCACCTTTAGGGTGGGGCGTCACACATTACATCACATGCCACTTGTGAGACGCTGTCATCCAAAGCGACTTGCACGCACACATTTTATACTTTGGACAATCTCACAGGAGCAGTGCTGGGGGGAGGTGTCTCgcccaaggacacaacgacatgttgactgcagggggaCTTCAACCAGCcttaacataacattaaaagtCATGTTGGTTAAACATAGGGTCAATGAATATACCcaacattaaagcaaatattAGTAGCTGTATGATCTGCTGCCGTGCTCAGTGGAGTTACAGAGATTAACATCACTTTTCTTACTTCTTATCATGACTGAGACTCCGAGAACACCCCTCCCTCAGGATTAAAAAGGTCTGCATGACTGATTGATGTTTAGATGGAAAGATGAATAAATTGTGTCTCATATATTAACTGCATATCTGTAAAGTGAACAAACCcactttccccttttttcagTGCACTCTCATTGAATTCTGGGGTTTAGTCACCTTTAAATGGGTGACCCTACATCATGTTCATTCATCAGATAAACCACCATGTTCATTTTGGAATACACATTCAGTGTCTTTGTGCATTCCCTGCAGTTACCCATGAACAGCAGCAGTCTGACATGTGTACAGCTTTAAAGGGTGTAACATCTAACAGAACTGGACATGGAGAAGTCCAGTTAACTTGCTTCAAGTACCTGGAACAAAGTCCCAGAAAGTTCCTTCACTTGTATTCATGAACCTGTGTTCTTCATGTGTATTGTATTGTCTTTGCTCTCTATTTCTCATGCTCTTGATGACTTTCATTTTTGTagagcactttgaattgccttagATGAAATGTGGTGATGGTTAATGTTtgtaagagcagttaaaacCGGCGAGGAAAATTTGAACGGGAACAACCAAGTAACGCAGACAGTTTTTTAGCACACGTGGTAGATCGTCCTGATCCGTAATGGCATTATATAATCATCATAGTTTGTCACTAGCACAGTGGTGGAATTTCAACCATGAAGCTAAAATTTCACACGGCTGCTTCTGTCCTAACCGGAAGTGACTAGCgagctagctgttagcttacGGTTAGCTAGCTTGAGGCTGTGGAGCCGTCTGTAGAAAG
This genomic stretch from Eleginops maclovinus isolate JMC-PN-2008 ecotype Puerto Natales chromosome 7, JC_Emac_rtc_rv5, whole genome shotgun sequence harbors:
- the LOC134867408 gene encoding olfactory receptor 11A1-like, whose translation is MDVPFNVTYITLEGHVEVHRYRYLYFVIMFTVYVLILCSNSTIVSMIVIHRNLHEPMYMFIAALMVNSVLFSSAIYPKLLLDFLSEKQVISYSACLIQIFLYYTLISSEFLLLAAMSYDRYVSICKPLQYPNIMRRRTVNACLVLSWVVPACHIAVPVAFSTSTRLCGVTSKGVFCNNTINKLHCVRSRAMSAYGIVVLVNLSLLPMLFILFTYTQIFLVAYHSSGAVRRKAAQTCFPHLMVLINFSCLVTYDVITDKLEDEFPKIVRLIMTLQMLLCHPLFNPIMYGLNMKEISKQLRGMFCPEKSICCVRIL